CCACCATTACAACCCCTTCGTCTCTGCAAACTCCGAGTTCCTCGGCTACCACCGATTCCGCGGCGAGTCGACTCAGGGCGAGTCAACCGTCCCGAACCTAGAATCAATCGTCTCACCAATCAAAACGCTCCGTTTGCTGAGATTAAACGGATCGTTCCCGTCGTCATCACCTGACGGAGACCTGATCGCGCTGAACTCGGACTTCGACATCAACGGTGGGATCAAAGTCGCGAGATCCGACGGCTCAAAACGATGGACGCTGATCAAAGACCGCACAGCCTTCTACAACTCGTGGAGCCCCACGGAGCGCCACGTCATCTACGCATCTCTCGGTCCTATCTTCCGTCCCGCGGGAATCGCGGTTCAGATCGCTCGGATTCAATTCTCACCGTCGGATCTAACCGCTGATAGAGAAGAGGTTCCTTGTGAAGTGAAGTTTCTCACTCTAGATAACACCGGGAACAACGCCTTCCCGTCTTGCTCTCCCGACGGTAAGTCCGTCGTGTTCCGATCCGGACGATCAGGTCACAAGAATCTTTACATTCTCGACGCCGTTAACGGAGAGTCTGAAGGCGGGGAGGGGATACGGCGTTTGACGGAGGGGCCATGGATCGACACTATGCCTTGCTGGTCTCCGAAAGGAGATCTCATTGGATTCTCGTCGAACCGGCACGATCCGTCGAACGACGCCGCGTTTGGCGCTTACGTGGTGAGGCCCGACGGTTCTGGTTTGAGGAGGATCGAAATCGCGGGGCCCGAGGGGTCGGAGGAAGCGGCGAGGGAGAGGGTGAATCACGTGAGTTTTAACAAGGATGGTGATTGGATAGTTTTCACGGCGAATCTCGGTGGGATTACGGCGGAGCCGGTGGCGATTCCGAATCAGTTTCAGCCGTACGGAGATTTGTACGTTGTCAAGTTGGACGGAACTGGGTTGAGGAGGCTGACGTGGAATGGGTATGAAGATGGGACCCCGACGTGGCATACTGTGGATGATTTGGGTCTGAGTGGGTTGAGTTTGAACGGTCAAGATGGAGACAAGCTTGAAGGTCAGTTTGAGGAGCCCCTGTGGATTACTTGCGACATCTGAATGTTTTTATCATACTAAAATCTCATCCATTGGAGAGAATACGTATGTAATATATTTTTCATCGAATAAAACATGTTAAATGGGTTTGCATTAATTTAAATGTCGTAAACTAACTGGTCACAAGTTCGAATCATATCCATATCACATTTTTATTTTTCTAATTTAATCGGGTTGAACCTCCTCTCTTTACGGACATTTATACTATAACCAAATTTATTAACAAAAGCGGGGATAGCTCAGTTGGGAGAGCGTCAGACTGAAGATCTGAAGGTCGCGTGTTCGATCCACGCTCACCGCAATTTTTTTTCTTTTAAGCCAATTGGGCCTTAATCTTAAATATACTCGGTTCAAGTGTTTGGTCGACATTCTAAAATTTTTACTATTGGTTTAGTTTTTAATTAAGCACATTGGGCTTTAGCTTTATATATAGTCGGCCCAAATGTTTGGTTAACTTATTCGGAGATGGTCAATATTTTTTTCATGTTCAGCTTATGTCTCCACTTGATACAAGTGAAATAAAGCATTTATACGTCGTTAGGAATGCACATTGGACCTTAATCTTAAAATATACTCGGTTCAAGTGTTTGGTTGACATTCTGAAAATTTTACTATTGATTTAGTTTTTAATTAAGCACATTGGTGGGCTTTAGTTTTAAATATATCCGGTCCAAACGTTCGGCTGACTTATTCGGAGATGGCTGACATTTCTTTTCATGTTCAACATATGTCTCCACCTGATAGAAGCCATATAAAACATTTACATGTCGTGAGGAATGCTCATCAATCTGGAGTTAATTCTTCTTTCTCGCCTCTTAGCTGTTCTCCAAGTTATGGCAATGGTTGTATGTTCAATGTGATTAGTTGTGGTGATGGAGGTGAAGGTCGCGTGTTCGATCCACGCTCACCGCAATTTTTTTTCCTTTTAAGCTAATTGGGCCTTAATCTTAAATATACTCGGTGCAAGTGTTTGGTTGACATTCTAAAATTTTTACTATTGGTTTAGTTTTTAATTAAGCACATTGGGCTTTAGCTTTATATATAGTCGGCCCAAATGTTTGGTTAACTTATTCGGAGATGGTCAATATTTTTTTTCATGTTCAGCTTATGTCTCCACTTGATACAAGTGAAATAAAGCATTTATACGTCGTTAGGAATGCACATAGGACCTTAATCTTAAAATATACTCAGTTCAAGTGTTTGGTTGACATTCTGAAAATTTTACTATTTATTTAGTTTTTAATTAAGCACATTGTTGGGCTTTAGTTTTAAATATATCTGGTCCAAACGTTCGGCTGACTTATTCGGAGATGGCTGACATTTCTTTTCATGTTCAACATATGTCTCCACCTGATAGAAGCCAGATAAAACATTTACATGTCGTGAGGAATGCTCATCAATCTGGAGTTAATTCTTCTTTCTCGCCTCTTAGCTGTTCTCCAAGTTATGGCAATGGTTGTATGTTCAATGTGATTAGTTGTGGTGATGGAGGTATAGGTATTGCTTCAGCTCAGTCATAGCTCAGCTCATAGCTGTTGGTGGACGTTGAGTCCAAATTGTTGAATTCTCCTACTGGAACTCTGCTAGGATTTTTTTACAACCTTTGAGGCTTGAAGATTTTGTCTAACAAAACCTGTAATATGTACCAAACCAATTTTGATTGCTGTTCAGAGTAAGCTGAATTTTAATTTATGGTCCAAGTGTTTGGTTGATAAAACTGTCTTAATCTTAATATACTCGGTCCAAGTGTTTGGTTGACATTCTAAAAGTTTTACTATTGGTTTAGTTTTTAATTAAACACATTAGGCTTTAGTTTTAAATATATTCGGTCCAAACCTTTGGTTGACTTATTCGGAGATGGATGACATTTCTTTTCATGTTCAACTTATGTCTTCACCTGATAGAGGCCAGATAAAGCATTTACATGTCGTTAGGAATGCTCATCAATCTGGAGTTAATTGCCTTCTTCTTTCCCGCCTCTTAGCCGTTCTCCAAGTTATGGCAATGGTTGTATATTCAATGTGATTAGCTGTGGTGATGGAGGTATTGCCTCAGCACAGTCATAGCTCAGCTCATAGCTGTTGCTGGACGTGGAATCCAAGCTATCTTTTGTGTGCATGAGTTTAGCATGCAGCAAATACAAGCTACCAACTACCTTTTTCATCGTAATCCGTTTGCACTACGTACTTTCGAATTTTCTACGTTTTTGGAATTGTATTTATTTATTAGCACACAAGGTTGACAGCTCAGTTTTAATCATTTATAAAAATAAGTTGTTATAATTATCCCAGAAAGCACACAAAGCATTTGTCATCCAAGTATCCAACGATTTAACATACATGAAAGAAAAGAATACTGCATATATTGACCACAAGTCACAGTAGTTATAAACAATTTTAATCAACATCTTATGACTGACTATACACATATTAACGGGCACTAGCACATTAGTTTAGATACATAGCAAAATCCTTATATCAGTAATTTGAATTCAAAGGTATCCTCACAACTTTTTTTTGTTTTGTCATCTGTTAGATTAATAAACTGTTAGCAACGTCAACATTCTTTTACAAGATATCATGAGAAAGGCTAGTTACCCATTCCAAAAAACTACAATACTCAGAAGCTAACAACTAAAGCCATGTTCGTTTGCTCACCCAGATGAATCATCTGGGTGAAGATGCAAATCGATGTTCGTTTTGTGCATTATAATGCTACATCCAGATGGATCACCCATCTGAATTTTTAAAAATTCATCTCAAATTCTCACCCAAATGAAAGTGAGTCTTGATGGTGCATCTGGATGCAGATGCATCTAGTTCAGTCCAAAATGACAAATGACAAAAATGACCTTTTAAAATCAAAATATTATTTTCAAACCCTAAATTCTATTTTTTGCATATACATTTTTCTGCTATAACCAAAAACTGTATTTTCTCGCAAAAACTGAAAAACACACTTTCCCGCCAAAACCGCAAGATGCGTTTTTTCGCAAAAAAACGTAAAACACACATTTCCATAAAAACACATTTTTCGGCCGAACCAGTAAAACCTCACTTTTCGACCGAAACCGAAAAATCGCATTTCCCGTCAAAACAAAAAAAAATGCATTTTCCCGCCAAAACCCAAAAAACGCATTTTCCCGCCAAACTCCAAAAAGCATTTTCCGGCCAAAACCGCAAAAAGCATTTTTTCGCCAAAACCGGAAAACGCAATTTTCTTGCCAAAACCGGAAAAACACAATTTTTCCGCCAAAACTGGAAAACAAAATTTTCTCGCCAAAACCGTAAAAACGTATTTTCCCGCCAAAATCGGAAAACACAATTTTCCCGCCAAAACCGGAAAACAGAATTTTACCGACAAACCGGAAAAACGCATTTTCCCGCCAAAACCGGAAAAACACATTTTCTCGCCAAAACTGGAAAATGGAATTTTTCCGCCAAAACTGCCAAAACCGGAAAATAGAATTTTCCCGCCAAAACCCGTAAACGCATTTTCTCGACAAAACCGGAAAACACAATTTTCCCGCCAAAATCGGAAAACAGAATTTTTCCGCCAAAACCGAAAAAACGTATTTTCCCGCCAAAACTGGAAAACACATTTTCTCGCCAAAATCGGAAAACGCATTTTTCCGTCAAAATCAGAAAAATGTATTTTCCCACCCAAAACTGGAAAAAAGTATTTTCTCGTCGAAACCGCAAAAATGCTTTTCCCGCCAAAATCGCGAAAATGCTTTTCCCGCCAAGATCGCGAAAAAAAACTTTTCCCGTTAAAAACATTTTTCCCGCCAAAACCGCAAAACACACTTTTTCCGTCCAAACCACAAAACGTATTTTTCCGCCAAACCCATAAAAACGTATTTTCCGCCAAAACAACAAAAATGCACTTTTTCGCCAAAAACACATTTTTCTTCAAAAACCGCAAAAATATTTTCCGCCAAAACCGTAAAAATGCTATTTTTTCGCCGAAACGTAAAAAATCATATTTTAATCATTTTATTAACAAGTCCACCTGGATGTAGATGGAAATTAAAAAATGAAAAGCAAACGAACATAGTTGCATTCAGATGATTCATCTGGATGCATAGACGAAATAAAGAAACAAATAACACCCAGATGGAGTATCTGGATAACACATCTAAATGGACCATCTGGATGCATCTTCCAGATGTACAAACGAACAGGATCTAACTAAGCTTCCACAAGACAAGCCAATCAAGAGAGACCTTCCAATACGCTTGTACAAAAAAATAGCCACCATAAACCTGCCAGACATCAGCTAAAAAGTATCGTCAATTTAACTTAAAATAAAATGACTAGGTACCAAGTACCAACCCCACTACAGATATATGAACAAACTAAACACGAATCAGCTGTTAGGCTGAGTTGAGTTGAGTTGAGCCGAAATTAGTGTAGCAGTCTCTTGTGAACCTTCCGAAACCTGCACCACTTGTTGAGCTGCTGGCGCCTCCCGGTTGCTATTTTTTTTTTATCTTGTCGAGCTACATTAGTATCCCTGCCCTACATTAACGTGCCCAATAACTTTAGCTCTGGTTGCTCAAAATTAAAAGTAAAATATAGTAATTTTTATCCTTGTTCGA
The DNA window shown above is from Brassica oleracea var. oleracea cultivar TO1000 chromosome C3, BOL, whole genome shotgun sequence and carries:
- the LOC106336404 gene encoding uncharacterized protein LOC106336404; the encoded protein is MDTPSGTIIFTTVGRTHYGFDVFSLHIASSVERRLTDGVSVNFNAQFADDNGNDIVFVSERAGSARIFRSRPGNSKPEQLPGAPESFFHDRPIITQDNTLYFISAHEQPDRHFKNWTALYSVNPNSQGKEVTRVTPPDTADFSPAVSKSGKYFAVASYGSRSWGGEFHEINTDIVVFKPSEPEKRVVVCDRGGWPTWSGDSTVFFHRQADDGWWSIYQFDIPENLNLSPVEPVRVTPPGLHCFTPAAFHDGKQIAVATRRRGVNHRHIKIFHLEHKTFQAVTEPLNPSFHHYNPFVSANSEFLGYHRFRGESTQGESTVPNLESIVSPIKTLRLLRLNGSFPSSSPDGDLIALNSDFDINGGIKVARSDGSKRWTLIKDRTAFYNSWSPTERHVIYASLGPIFRPAGIAVQIARIQFSPSDLTADREEVPCEVKFLTLDNTGNNAFPSCSPDGKSVVFRSGRSGHKNLYILDAVNGESEGGEGIRRLTEGPWIDTMPCWSPKGDLIGFSSNRHDPSNDAAFGAYVVRPDGSGLRRIEIAGPEGSEEAARERVNHVSFNKDGDWIVFTANLGGITAEPVAIPNQFQPYGDLYVVKLDGTGLRRLTWNGYEDGTPTWHTVDDLGLSGLSLNGQDGDKLEGQFEEPLWITCDI